In Calderihabitans maritimus, a genomic segment contains:
- a CDS encoding O-antigen polymerase, whose amino-acid sequence MIEQEIARKLPMAHVLAFLVAVVLGLGVALLSVQFVEAFMTRGVTYLLITFLSLLVFIPITQRLARHSLDLAEPGIWFALFYFAHFGMRAVYDVKFGSPFLGFGPGAKDLGPVNTALAVSILGLLFFWAGYHHRVGRALARSLPGLPRRWNNRLVLPVALSCAIFGWGLRLVLIFQQTGNIGAWLVANKDVLMRKASGITYLNILSGLATVALFVLFVGAMNSHKRRYWLLFSLLLMPELAFRFISGSRSQLVFLLLSLLIAYYMTSERTHKVSVRLMLPGILLGMFFIVLFPILSTIRFQGIDGIGWAFSAPALRNPTTLLRAVGHRLHGLDSLALIVDRVPDQVPHTLGSELGLLAVAWIPRKLWPEKPVISIGEIFREKLVPPGLYGEGTSVSVTLPGEFYWDLGLVGVIIGMMIVGVLWRFLYEYLVQPRGNLSNALFVAVLFPSFVSPVEQTLVSFFTAHLFKFLMLLPVVFILARTKRVVMEE is encoded by the coding sequence ATGATTGAACAGGAAATAGCCAGAAAACTTCCTATGGCTCATGTTCTCGCTTTCCTTGTGGCAGTTGTGTTAGGGTTAGGCGTTGCCCTTTTATCTGTACAATTTGTAGAGGCTTTCATGACCCGGGGGGTCACTTATCTGCTCATCACTTTCTTGAGTCTATTGGTGTTTATACCAATAACACAACGACTTGCTCGGCATTCTTTGGATTTGGCCGAGCCGGGTATATGGTTTGCACTCTTTTATTTTGCCCACTTTGGGATGCGGGCGGTATATGACGTGAAGTTTGGGAGCCCTTTCCTCGGCTTCGGCCCGGGGGCGAAAGACCTTGGTCCAGTGAACACTGCCTTAGCTGTGAGCATTCTGGGTCTGCTATTCTTTTGGGCAGGTTATCACCATCGCGTTGGCCGTGCCCTTGCGCGCTCTCTTCCTGGGTTACCTCGTAGATGGAATAATCGTCTCGTTTTACCGGTTGCACTTTCTTGCGCTATTTTTGGCTGGGGGCTTCGGCTAGTTCTTATTTTTCAACAAACAGGAAATATAGGCGCATGGCTGGTAGCTAACAAGGATGTGCTAATGCGAAAGGCTTCAGGAATCACTTACTTAAACATTCTCTCTGGGCTAGCGACGGTTGCTTTGTTTGTGCTTTTTGTTGGAGCCATGAACAGCCATAAGCGAAGGTATTGGCTTTTGTTCAGCCTACTTCTCATGCCGGAGCTGGCGTTCCGGTTTATCAGCGGTTCTCGATCCCAATTGGTGTTTCTTTTGCTCAGTCTTTTGATTGCTTACTATATGACCTCCGAGCGCACTCATAAAGTCAGCGTTCGATTAATGCTTCCAGGGATTCTACTAGGCATGTTCTTTATTGTCCTTTTCCCGATCCTTTCTACCATACGGTTTCAGGGAATCGACGGCATTGGTTGGGCTTTTTCTGCCCCTGCTTTAAGAAACCCGACCACCCTATTAAGAGCTGTGGGCCATAGGCTTCATGGCCTTGATTCTCTCGCCTTGATTGTAGACCGCGTGCCGGACCAGGTTCCACATACCCTTGGCTCTGAACTGGGGCTCCTCGCAGTTGCCTGGATTCCCAGAAAACTTTGGCCTGAAAAGCCTGTTATCAGTATCGGGGAAATATTTAGAGAAAAACTTGTACCACCGGGACTCTACGGGGAAGGGACATCCGTCAGTGTCACCCTGCCAGGGGAATTTTACTGGGATTTGGGGCTTGTAGGTGTTATTATTGGGATGATGATTGTGGGAGTGTTATGGCGGTTTCTGTACGAATATCTGGTTCAGCCAAGGGGAAACCTTTCCAACGCACTGTTTGTCGCTGTTCTATTTCCATCGTTTGTTTCCCCCGTAGAGCAGACGCTTGTAAGCTTTTTTACTGCGCACCTATTTAAGTTTCTTATGCTCCTGCCCGTCGTTTTTATCCTTGCCCGAACAAAAAGAGTCGTTATGGAGGAGTAG
- a CDS encoding flippase encodes MKSGIKARQSLKNLIKLIPGKQDQGKLYTHLVTSTVGTFTLKVTSTGLAFLTNLLLARLLGATGYGAYAYAMAWVGLLSVPATLGFHQLLVRNVAIYHAQENWSLMQGLLRFSNRVVLITSIVLMAAAAPIGWVLFGSKNEYGMLHALWLALLMLPITALTQLRQSALRGLHQIIRGQLPEMLIRPLLLVSFIASAYLLFHQYLSALLAVLFNVVATLIALAVASHWLGKVLPEEVKTVEPETRIWPWIRNALPLLLVASIQIINFQIDFILLGAFKGAEQVGVYAIVKRVTDIIVFVLSAVEVTIAPSIASLYAREQTVQLQQMISNTAKIILAVAVPIVAVLVAFGKSILSLFGSDFMSGQLALVVLSVGQLMNAGFGPVGQLAIHTGNENGTALIVGLAALMNILLNLLLIPKWGVVGAAMATAVSLAVWNLLLSVFVYRRTGIISVAFHPRSFWGVR; translated from the coding sequence ATGAAGTCTGGTATTAAAGCTAGACAAAGCCTCAAAAATTTAATCAAACTCATCCCTGGGAAACAAGACCAGGGCAAACTGTATACCCATCTCGTTACAAGTACGGTGGGCACTTTTACCCTTAAAGTAACTTCCACGGGATTAGCCTTTCTTACTAACCTTCTTCTGGCTCGTTTGCTGGGTGCAACAGGCTATGGCGCGTACGCTTATGCTATGGCCTGGGTTGGCTTATTAAGTGTCCCGGCAACCCTTGGGTTTCACCAGCTTTTGGTACGGAATGTCGCCATCTACCATGCTCAGGAGAACTGGAGCTTAATGCAAGGGTTGCTGCGTTTTTCAAACCGAGTTGTGTTGATAACCTCAATAGTTTTAATGGCAGCTGCCGCACCGATTGGTTGGGTCTTGTTTGGCTCTAAGAACGAATACGGTATGCTCCATGCCCTTTGGTTGGCCTTACTTATGCTACCGATAACAGCCCTTACCCAATTGCGCCAGTCAGCCTTGAGAGGACTTCACCAGATCATTCGAGGCCAACTGCCCGAGATGCTAATTCGGCCATTGCTTCTTGTCTCCTTCATCGCTAGTGCATATTTACTATTTCATCAATATCTCTCTGCGTTATTGGCGGTACTATTCAATGTGGTTGCGACGCTTATTGCTCTAGCTGTAGCATCCCACTGGTTAGGAAAGGTGCTTCCAGAAGAGGTCAAAACTGTCGAGCCAGAAACTCGAATATGGCCTTGGATCAGGAACGCCTTGCCGCTATTGCTAGTAGCTAGTATACAAATAATCAATTTCCAAATAGACTTTATACTTTTAGGAGCTTTTAAGGGGGCAGAACAGGTGGGTGTTTATGCTATCGTCAAACGAGTTACGGACATCATTGTCTTCGTTCTGTCGGCAGTTGAAGTAACAATTGCACCAAGTATAGCTAGCCTTTACGCAAGAGAACAAACCGTACAGCTACAACAAATGATTTCAAACACTGCTAAAATCATTCTTGCTGTGGCTGTACCTATTGTAGCCGTGCTGGTAGCATTTGGCAAATCGATACTTTCGTTATTTGGTTCAGATTTTATGAGTGGGCAATTAGCACTCGTGGTCCTTAGTGTCGGGCAGCTCATGAACGCCGGTTTTGGACCTGTAGGGCAATTGGCAATACACACCGGAAATGAAAATGGTACAGCCCTGATAGTTGGATTGGCGGCGCTCATGAATATTCTTTTAAATCTCCTTTTGATACCTAAATGGGGAGTCGTGGGCGCTGCTATGGCAACAGCAGTAAGCTTAGCGGTTTGGAACCTACTGCTAAGTGTTTTTGTATACAGGCGAACGGGTATCATTTCAGTTGCTTTTCATCCTAGATCTTTCTGGGGGGTAAGATGA
- a CDS encoding class I SAM-dependent methyltransferase, producing MSEDIHLGTGEYEPQKYWEARAKSSRGNVYQAVCAFGRSDVENAAMEKVQAALFTSVLKSIDLRNSNVMELGCGVGRWAPLILKSGASYVGVDISGSMIEIARKRVPNGLFYKLDSDKLPFPDGHFDLVFSITVLHHNSFEQQSRMIDEMVRVTRPGGNLLLMEAVAREMRRVYFNTFARPIHNWVSEVERDGRADLVKVKVARWWLLRDVLSRMFQPAKKLVNKTPGAQHVRLEPMKSMVRNLIVRIDAAIDIYLMWLLPKRFATHAAMLFKKR from the coding sequence ATGAGCGAAGATATACATCTGGGCACTGGTGAATACGAGCCGCAGAAATATTGGGAAGCGAGAGCCAAGTCAAGTCGGGGCAATGTTTACCAAGCCGTTTGTGCATTTGGACGGTCAGATGTAGAAAATGCGGCTATGGAAAAAGTTCAGGCTGCCCTTTTTACTTCAGTGTTAAAATCTATTGATCTAAGGAATTCCAATGTTATGGAATTGGGTTGTGGGGTGGGGCGTTGGGCTCCTCTCATTTTGAAGAGTGGTGCTTCATATGTGGGCGTTGACATATCAGGGTCTATGATCGAAATAGCCAGGAAGAGAGTACCCAATGGCCTGTTTTACAAACTTGACTCAGATAAGTTACCATTTCCTGATGGGCATTTTGATTTGGTGTTCTCCATTACCGTGCTACATCATAATTCATTTGAGCAGCAGTCAAGGATGATTGATGAAATGGTGAGGGTAACCAGACCGGGGGGAAACCTGCTGCTCATGGAAGCCGTAGCAAGAGAAATGAGACGTGTTTACTTCAACACTTTTGCGAGGCCAATTCATAACTGGGTTTCGGAGGTTGAACGGGATGGGCGGGCAGACCTCGTCAAAGTTAAAGTAGCTCGTTGGTGGCTATTGCGTGATGTATTATCCAGAATGTTCCAACCAGCTAAGAAGCTGGTTAATAAAACACCCGGGGCACAACATGTTAGGCTCGAACCGATGAAAAGCATGGTTCGCAACTTGATAGTGCGTATTGATGCAGCTATAGACATCTACCTCATGTGGCTGCTGCCAAAGCGATTTGCCACGCATGCAGCTATGCTTTTCAAAAAACGTTGA
- a CDS encoding glycosyltransferase family 4 protein — protein sequence MKIAVCYREAIPFSFRNYIENVTRELIQLGVDITRFKEGDPLPQEADLYWDPFSGPSYSLKKVKKPLVVSLLGDYGLGIPAEEFYGSHPLISSLLRFKLKTRLMYRWWSFRKSCSAIITVSDYSKGVVERHLRLDGKKVFPIYHGVNSDIFSPSKRKVASGPAYFLHVSQYVPPFHHMKNVNRIIEAYARLSHERKPRLVLVIPGYPSTEINVKGVELIRRSKTSDELATLYQGAVGFIFPSLHETFGMPILEAMACGCPVITSNVTACPEVAGDAALLVNPRSVDEITQAMLRLAEDKSLREELRQKGLARAKEFTWRKSAEKHLEVFRQVWRGK from the coding sequence ATGAAAATCGCAGTTTGTTACCGTGAGGCTATACCTTTTAGTTTCAGGAATTACATAGAGAATGTCACGCGAGAACTGATACAGCTGGGTGTGGATATTACTCGTTTCAAAGAAGGTGATCCTTTGCCTCAAGAGGCCGATTTATATTGGGACCCGTTTTCTGGCCCATCCTACTCCTTAAAGAAGGTAAAGAAGCCACTTGTTGTCTCGCTCCTTGGCGACTACGGTTTAGGCATACCGGCGGAGGAATTTTACGGAAGTCACCCTCTGATTAGTTCATTGCTCAGATTTAAATTGAAGACAAGGCTCATGTACAGATGGTGGAGTTTTCGGAAGAGTTGCTCTGCCATTATTACCGTATCGGACTATTCTAAAGGGGTGGTAGAGAGACACTTAAGGCTAGACGGCAAAAAAGTTTTTCCGATTTATCACGGTGTCAATTCAGATATTTTCAGTCCGAGCAAAAGAAAAGTTGCCTCGGGTCCAGCGTATTTCTTGCACGTCTCCCAGTACGTCCCTCCGTTTCATCACATGAAGAATGTAAATAGAATTATCGAGGCCTATGCTCGTCTCTCACACGAAAGAAAACCGCGCCTGGTCCTGGTAATACCTGGGTATCCTTCAACAGAGATCAATGTCAAGGGAGTCGAATTGATACGCAGGTCAAAAACTTCTGATGAACTCGCAACACTGTATCAAGGAGCAGTCGGGTTCATTTTCCCCTCTCTACATGAAACATTTGGGATGCCTATCCTGGAAGCAATGGCTTGTGGATGTCCGGTCATTACCTCAAATGTTACTGCATGTCCCGAAGTAGCAGGAGACGCTGCCTTGCTGGTTAACCCTCGGTCTGTAGATGAAATCACACAAGCTATGCTACGTTTAGCAGAAGACAAGAGCTTGCGAGAAGAGTTGCGACAAAAAGGTTTGGCCAGAGCGAAAGAGTTTACGTGGCGCAAAAGCGCAGAAAAACACTTGGAGGTCTTCCGACAAGTCTGGAGGGGAAAATGA
- a CDS encoding glycosyltransferase family 2 protein has translation MRFSLVLATVDRTEEVKRFLEHLDRQTYRDFELIVVDQNPDDRLEALLHPYRERFRILHLRSAKGLSRARNVGLKCVGGDIIGFPDDDCWYPPNLLERVAAYFCQNHPGLDGVTGRCVDENGEPSVGRWDLKSGSINRFNVWNRGTSASLFVRVEVARQIGAFDEALGAGAGTPWGSGEEIDYLLRALEAGFHLYYEPGLFVYHPQPVKQYDVRAVIRARSYGAGMGRVLRKHSYPIWFVAYQWLRSAGGIFLSLAAGRFNKAIHHWAALQGKFLGWIAREG, from the coding sequence ATGCGATTTTCTTTGGTATTGGCGACCGTTGACAGGACAGAGGAAGTCAAGCGGTTCTTAGAACACCTGGATAGGCAAACATACCGCGATTTTGAGCTGATTGTGGTGGACCAAAATCCGGATGACCGCTTGGAGGCCCTTTTACACCCCTACCGCGAGCGGTTTCGGATCCTTCATCTGCGCTCAGCTAAAGGACTATCCCGGGCCCGCAATGTGGGTTTGAAGTGTGTCGGTGGTGATATCATTGGGTTCCCCGATGACGACTGCTGGTATCCACCAAATTTGTTGGAGCGCGTGGCTGCTTACTTCTGTCAAAACCATCCCGGTTTAGATGGGGTTACGGGTCGTTGTGTAGATGAAAACGGGGAGCCTTCAGTTGGGCGCTGGGATTTAAAGTCGGGGTCGATCAATCGGTTTAACGTCTGGAATAGGGGAACGTCAGCTTCGCTATTCGTCAGGGTGGAAGTAGCCAGACAGATTGGGGCTTTTGATGAGGCTCTTGGGGCTGGAGCAGGTACCCCTTGGGGATCGGGCGAGGAAATAGATTACCTTCTGAGGGCTTTGGAAGCAGGCTTTCATCTCTACTATGAGCCTGGGCTGTTTGTTTACCATCCACAGCCTGTCAAACAGTACGATGTGAGAGCTGTTATTCGAGCGCGCAGTTACGGCGCTGGCATGGGTAGAGTCTTACGGAAACATAGTTATCCGATATGGTTTGTCGCTTACCAGTGGCTTCGATCAGCGGGGGGGATTTTTCTGTCTCTGGCAGCAGGGCGTTTCAACAAAGCCATTCACCATTGGGCAGCCTTGCAAGGGAAGTTCCTTGGTTGGATTGCAAGAGAGGGGTGA
- a CDS encoding sulfotransferase — translation MDADRIKVIFLGGSSRSGSTLLDRMLGQVDGFFSLGEVYHIWQRGFAENQLCGCGKPFRSCEFWSSVVEEAFGGFGKIVPESVLKLRGTVQRVKYIPYLTFPALRPASYQSRLSKYVEIWSRLYHAIHKVSGARVLIDSSKSPTHGFVLNTIPGIDLHVVQLVRNSYAVAFSWQRKKRRPEVHWTEAYMPRLGVLRSAWEWNLSNALVELLGAAAPHYTVVHYEDLTGWPRRTLRELFTRLGMEPPELGFFTDDQTINLDVDHTVSGNPIRFKHGVIQVHPDMEWKQKMPAHKRVAVTALTWPLLIRYGYLKGARR, via the coding sequence GTGGATGCTGATCGTATAAAGGTCATTTTTCTTGGGGGCTCTAGTCGGAGCGGGAGCACATTACTTGACCGCATGCTGGGGCAAGTTGACGGCTTCTTCTCATTGGGCGAAGTTTACCATATCTGGCAGAGAGGCTTTGCGGAAAATCAGCTTTGCGGATGTGGTAAACCTTTCAGGTCGTGTGAGTTTTGGAGCTCAGTGGTTGAAGAAGCGTTTGGTGGATTTGGCAAGATAGTTCCAGAAAGTGTTTTGAAGCTGCGTGGTACCGTGCAGCGCGTCAAGTACATTCCCTACTTAACCTTCCCAGCGTTGCGCCCCGCAAGCTATCAATCAAGACTTAGCAAGTACGTCGAGATTTGGAGCCGCCTTTACCATGCCATTCATAAAGTTTCAGGAGCCAGAGTTCTTATTGACTCTTCCAAGTCACCGACTCATGGTTTTGTCCTGAACACAATACCCGGTATTGATCTGCACGTAGTTCAACTTGTTCGCAATAGTTACGCTGTGGCGTTCTCTTGGCAGCGCAAGAAGCGCAGGCCTGAGGTACATTGGACGGAAGCTTACATGCCAAGACTTGGCGTCCTTAGGAGCGCTTGGGAATGGAATCTATCAAACGCTCTTGTTGAACTTCTGGGTGCTGCTGCGCCACATTACACGGTCGTTCACTACGAGGACCTGACCGGTTGGCCACGGCGGACGTTAAGAGAGCTTTTCACACGTTTGGGGATGGAACCCCCGGAACTTGGCTTTTTTACTGACGATCAAACGATTAACTTGGATGTCGATCATACAGTTTCCGGTAACCCTATTCGTTTTAAGCACGGTGTGATCCAGGTGCACCCAGATATGGAGTGGAAACAGAAAATGCCGGCTCACAAGCGCGTTGCTGTAACCGCTCTTACCTGGCCGCTTTTGATCCGCTATGGCTATCTTAAAGGAGCCCGGAGGTAA